A single window of Nocardioides kongjuensis DNA harbors:
- a CDS encoding CDGSH iron-sulfur domain-containing protein: MSNRRVVVTDCPGGPLLVRGADEVVGVDGTAAPVERAVVAVCRCGRSDRLPWCDDSHRDRRRRKKS, encoded by the coding sequence ATGAGCAACCGACGGGTCGTCGTCACGGACTGTCCCGGCGGGCCCCTGCTGGTGCGTGGAGCCGACGAGGTGGTCGGTGTCGACGGCACGGCGGCTCCCGTCGAGCGAGCGGTCGTGGCGGTGTGTCGCTGCGGCCGGTCCGACCGATTGCCGTGGTGCGACGACAGCCACCGCGACCGACGCAGGAGGAAGAAGTCATGA
- a CDS encoding PAS and ANTAR domain-containing protein — translation MGRGVPGGDPVSLAGLVATDGARQTGRFVFHVADEKWEWDDDVFAIHGYQPGEVEPTTELIMQHKHDLDRELVEQTLQEAIGDGAPFNVYYRILVRGEVRNVVLCGEGQYDGGRTSGKVDRLVGYYLDLTPELEAETAAAADAAVAASAASRDTIEQAKGILMLGYGLDAEAAFAMLKWWSRNRNVKVREVAERLIQVAREGHVSHPGLRRLLDALLDDLTASRAARGNQPD, via the coding sequence ATGGGTCGAGGAGTCCCGGGAGGTGACCCGGTGTCGCTGGCCGGGCTGGTGGCCACGGACGGTGCGCGGCAGACCGGCCGCTTCGTCTTCCACGTCGCTGACGAGAAGTGGGAGTGGGACGACGACGTCTTCGCCATCCACGGCTACCAGCCGGGCGAGGTCGAGCCGACCACCGAGCTGATCATGCAGCACAAGCACGATCTCGACCGCGAGCTCGTCGAGCAGACGCTGCAGGAGGCGATCGGGGACGGAGCGCCGTTCAACGTCTACTACCGGATCCTGGTCCGCGGCGAGGTGCGCAACGTCGTGCTGTGCGGCGAGGGCCAGTACGACGGCGGTCGCACCAGCGGCAAGGTCGACCGCCTGGTCGGCTACTACCTCGACCTGACGCCCGAGCTCGAGGCGGAGACCGCGGCTGCCGCGGACGCCGCGGTGGCTGCCTCCGCAGCGTCCCGGGACACGATCGAGCAGGCCAAGGGAATCTTGATGCTGGGCTACGGACTCGACGCCGAGGCCGCCTTCGCGATGCTCAAGTGGTGGTCGCGCAACCGCAACGTGAAGGTGCGGGAGGTCGCCGAGCGCTTGATCCAGGTGGCCCGGGAGGGGCATGTCAGCCATCCTGGACTGCGCCGGTTGCTGGACGCGCTGCTCGACGACCTCACCGCCAGCCGGGCGGCTCGGGGAAACCAGCCCGACTGA
- a CDS encoding IS110 family transposase produces the protein MTPAVFAGADTHADTIHVAAIDGYGRDLGDGEFPTTPAGYRDALAFLASFGSVQVFGIEGTSSYGAGLAVVARTAGIAVREVIRPEATVRRMQGKSDLIDAYQAARAAMTGRAKTAPKAEDVEGLRALLSTRRSAAKARTAAMNQIHAQLITAPVEIRERYRKLSDKRLIDALAACRPGSRGGVVATVLLGLKMLAQRHRFLGQQIELLDDQLRGLVAAINLNLISARGIGPVTAAQLLLTAGGNPERLASETSFAALCGTAPVPASSGKTTRYRLSRGGDRHANSALHTIATVRMASDPRTREFVATQRAKNRSNPEILRILKRAIAREVFKLLQNPNALTGIADLRRIRREKNLPIRVVVEQLGTTLNHVSRIERGVAFDREFTQRYRTWLQAA, from the coding sequence GTGACCCCTGCCGTCTTCGCGGGCGCTGACACCCACGCCGACACGATCCACGTGGCCGCGATCGACGGCTACGGTCGCGATCTCGGCGACGGCGAGTTCCCCACGACGCCGGCGGGCTACCGCGACGCCTTGGCCTTCCTCGCGTCGTTCGGTTCGGTACAGGTCTTCGGGATCGAAGGCACCAGCTCCTACGGAGCAGGGCTGGCCGTTGTGGCCCGCACGGCCGGGATCGCGGTGCGGGAGGTGATCCGTCCCGAAGCCACGGTGCGGCGGATGCAGGGCAAGTCCGACCTGATCGACGCTTACCAGGCGGCCCGTGCCGCCATGACCGGTCGCGCGAAGACCGCGCCGAAGGCCGAGGACGTCGAGGGACTTCGAGCGCTTCTCAGCACGCGACGTTCAGCCGCCAAGGCACGTACTGCGGCGATGAACCAGATTCACGCACAGTTGATCACCGCGCCCGTCGAGATCCGTGAGAGGTACCGGAAGCTGAGCGACAAGCGGTTGATCGACGCGCTCGCTGCCTGCCGCCCCGGCTCCCGCGGTGGAGTGGTGGCCACCGTGCTGCTCGGGTTGAAGATGCTGGCCCAGCGCCACCGGTTCCTCGGCCAGCAGATCGAGCTGCTCGACGACCAGCTCCGCGGCCTGGTCGCGGCGATCAACCTGAACCTGATCTCGGCACGCGGCATCGGACCGGTGACCGCTGCGCAGCTGCTCCTCACCGCGGGCGGCAACCCCGAGCGCCTGGCCAGCGAGACATCCTTCGCTGCCCTGTGCGGCACCGCACCGGTCCCGGCATCGTCGGGCAAGACCACCCGATACCGGCTCTCTCGTGGCGGGGATCGTCACGCCAACTCCGCGCTGCACACGATCGCGACCGTGCGGATGGCCAGCGACCCCCGCACCCGCGAGTTCGTCGCCACCCAGCGCGCCAAGAACCGCAGCAACCCCGAGATCCTGCGAATCCTCAAACGCGCCATCGCCCGCGAGGTGTTCAAGCTGCTCCAGAACCCGAACGCGCTTACCGGAATCGCCGACCTACGACGCATCCGACGCGAGAAGAACCTGCCTATCCGAGTCGTGGTCGAACAGCTCGGCACCACCCTGAACCATGTCAGCCGCATCGAACGCGGAGTCGCGTTCGACCGCGAGTTCACCCAGCGCTACCGAACCTGGCTCCAAGCCGCTTGA
- a CDS encoding HNH endonuclease signature motif containing protein, producing MDLGTRPRSTAALLSGLRAEVEARQASLVREWATIVEWAGDHIVTGPEGAATMTEGYLDTGVPIAGPGAPLVSEFALMELVAVLGRTPDGGKAYVGRVIECAWRLPNVYEAVVAGRLAPWRAERIADLTHALSAEAAGFVDRQLWNASGVGWAQLERLVAEAVLRFDPDKAEADRQKAADHRHFDISDVDEHGLVHLDGLLDAADGHDLDLAVARRAEVLGRLGDESSLDVRRSKAAAELARHDLALDLLVPDPATGEVVATVPGRKVVLNVHVTDTTLAGRNPVGRWDEGRCPISTTQIKEWLRARHTTVIVRPVIDLADHLPVTAYEIPDRHKTRVVLRDHTCRFPHCTRPATRCDIDHAKPHDQGGPTCPCNLVPLCRRHHRAKTHSTWRYESPMPGSYVWTSPNGYRFRVDHRGTHPVHDTGDPSPPDE from the coding sequence ATGGATCTCGGAACCCGGCCCCGTTCGACAGCGGCTCTGCTGTCCGGGCTGCGTGCCGAGGTCGAAGCCCGCCAGGCCTCCCTGGTCCGCGAATGGGCGACGATCGTGGAGTGGGCCGGCGACCACATCGTCACCGGACCCGAAGGTGCGGCGACGATGACCGAGGGCTACCTCGACACCGGCGTGCCCATCGCTGGCCCCGGCGCACCACTGGTGTCGGAGTTCGCGTTGATGGAGCTCGTCGCCGTCCTCGGCCGCACCCCCGACGGCGGCAAGGCCTACGTCGGACGGGTCATCGAGTGCGCGTGGCGACTCCCCAACGTCTACGAGGCGGTGGTGGCGGGACGGCTGGCTCCGTGGCGGGCCGAGCGGATCGCCGACCTCACCCACGCTCTGAGCGCTGAGGCGGCGGGGTTCGTGGACCGGCAGCTGTGGAACGCCTCCGGCGTCGGGTGGGCCCAGCTCGAACGCCTCGTCGCCGAAGCCGTGCTGCGGTTCGACCCCGACAAGGCGGAGGCCGACCGCCAGAAGGCTGCCGACCACCGGCACTTCGACATCAGTGACGTGGACGAGCACGGGCTGGTGCACCTCGACGGGCTCCTGGATGCCGCCGACGGGCACGACCTCGACCTCGCGGTCGCCCGTCGGGCGGAGGTGCTGGGCCGGTTGGGTGACGAGAGCTCGTTGGACGTGCGGCGGTCGAAAGCGGCTGCCGAGCTCGCCCGCCACGACCTGGCCCTCGACCTGCTGGTCCCGGACCCCGCCACCGGGGAGGTCGTCGCGACCGTCCCCGGCCGCAAGGTCGTCCTCAACGTCCACGTCACCGACACGACTCTTGCTGGCCGGAACCCGGTCGGTCGGTGGGACGAAGGCCGCTGCCCGATCAGCACCACCCAGATCAAGGAGTGGCTCCGGGCCCGGCACACCACCGTGATCGTCCGGCCGGTGATCGACCTGGCCGACCATCTCCCCGTCACGGCCTACGAGATCCCCGACCGCCACAAGACAAGGGTCGTGTTGCGGGACCACACCTGCCGGTTCCCCCACTGCACCCGCCCCGCGACCCGGTGCGACATCGACCACGCGAAGCCCCACGACCAGGGCGGACCGACCTGCCCCTGCAACCTCGTCCCACTCTGCCGACGGCACCACCGCGCCAAGACCCACTCGACCTGGCGGTACGAGTCCCCGATGCCCGGGTCCTACGTGTGGACCAGTCCCAACGGCTACCGGTTCCGGGTCGACCACCGCGGCACCCACCCCGTGCACGACACCGGCGACCCCAGCCCGCCGGACGAGTAG
- a CDS encoding STAS domain-containing protein, with the protein MAEGLSECTVTSESGPDTATLHVEGELVAATSEILEGAVNACLRSAPRLVAVDLAHVRFMDSAGITALLNCRGRATAQRARLTVIRPNRTLIRLMRPEIRALLAVVPEPPPGDVSDRTGTQAESRVLRCLACGGMTAHVRGPTTRGADGSFLVQWWSCTECDEGNTVLD; encoded by the coding sequence GTGGCCGAGGGGCTGTCCGAGTGCACGGTGACGTCCGAGAGCGGCCCTGACACCGCCACCCTCCACGTCGAGGGCGAGCTGGTCGCCGCGACCAGCGAGATCCTCGAGGGCGCGGTCAACGCGTGCCTGCGCTCGGCGCCGCGGCTGGTCGCCGTCGACCTGGCACACGTGCGCTTCATGGACAGCGCAGGCATCACGGCCCTGCTCAACTGTCGAGGCAGGGCCACCGCCCAGCGGGCCCGGCTCACCGTCATCCGCCCCAACCGCACGCTGATCCGCCTGATGCGTCCGGAGATCCGGGCCCTGCTCGCAGTCGTTCCGGAACCGCCGCCCGGCGACGTCTCCGACCGCACGGGGACGCAAGCAGAGAGTCGGGTCCTGCGGTGCCTGGCGTGCGGCGGCATGACCGCGCACGTGCGCGGACCGACGACGCGGGGTGCCGACGGGTCGTTCCTGGTGCAGTGGTGGAGCTGCACCGAGTGCGACGAGGGCAACACCGTCCTCGACTGA
- a CDS encoding SDR family oxidoreductase has protein sequence MTDTAFPAQQQTPPGLTGEMTPEPDHGEQSYVGHGRLDGQVALITGGDSGIGRAVAIAYAREGADVAFTHLPEEQPDADATSELVSAAGRRVLAMPLDLRTSDACDEAVRRTVDELGGLDVLVNNAGYQMARDHAVDDLSDDRIDRTFKTNLYALMWLVRAAAPHLRKRPGCIVNNASIQAFEPSETLLDYAATKAAINNLTVNLAASLGGDGVRVNAVAPGPIWTPLQPATQEPEKVEQFGTDTPLGRAGQPAEVAPAFVFLASPADASYVSGTVLGVTGGKPVF, from the coding sequence ATGACCGATACCGCGTTCCCCGCCCAGCAGCAGACACCCCCGGGACTGACCGGGGAGATGACCCCCGAGCCGGACCACGGCGAGCAGTCGTACGTCGGCCACGGCCGGCTCGACGGCCAGGTCGCGCTGATCACCGGAGGCGACTCCGGGATCGGCCGCGCCGTGGCGATCGCCTACGCCCGGGAGGGCGCCGACGTCGCCTTCACCCACCTGCCCGAGGAGCAGCCGGACGCCGACGCGACCTCCGAGCTGGTGAGCGCCGCGGGCCGCCGGGTGCTGGCGATGCCGCTCGACCTGCGCACGAGCGACGCCTGCGACGAGGCGGTACGGCGCACCGTCGACGAGCTGGGCGGCCTCGACGTGCTGGTCAACAACGCCGGGTACCAGATGGCGCGTGACCACGCCGTCGACGACCTCAGCGACGACCGGATCGACCGGACGTTCAAGACCAACCTGTACGCGCTGATGTGGCTGGTCCGCGCTGCCGCTCCCCACCTGCGCAAGCGCCCCGGCTGCATCGTCAACAACGCCTCGATCCAGGCCTTCGAGCCCTCCGAGACCCTGCTCGACTACGCCGCCACCAAGGCCGCGATCAACAACCTCACCGTCAACCTCGCCGCCTCGCTCGGCGGCGACGGCGTTCGGGTCAACGCGGTCGCGCCCGGACCGATCTGGACGCCGCTGCAGCCGGCCACCCAGGAGCCGGAGAAGGTCGAGCAGTTCGGCACCGACACCCCGCTCGGACGGGCCGGGCAGCCGGCGGAGGTGGCACCCGCGTTCGTCTTCCTCGCCTCGCCCGCCGACGCGTCGTACGTCTCCGGCACGGTGCTCGGTGTCACCGGCGGGAAACCCGTGTTCTGA
- a CDS encoding NAD-dependent epimerase/dehydratase family protein, which produces MEIPADCVVTGGAGFLGSWLCERLLAEGARVVCVDSLVTGSTANIAHLRETAGFRFVDADVTVGIPVEGRVDAVFHLASPASPVHYQRMPLETLRAGSHGTGHALDLAARHGARFLLASSSEVYGDPEEHPQRETYRGRVDPTGPRSMYDEAKRFAEALTVAHHVEHGTRTAIARIFNTYGPRMDPEDGRLVPTLMVQALTGQPLTVAGDGNQTRSLCWVGDLVDGLLRLACSDEPGPVNLGSDDERSVSEVAEVIRQVTGSTSPVQHVPRAPQDPLVRKPDLTRARTRLGWSPTTPLRMGLSRTAAWFADQLATDPPHASVSA; this is translated from the coding sequence ATGGAGATCCCCGCTGACTGCGTCGTGACCGGAGGAGCGGGCTTCCTCGGCTCGTGGCTGTGCGAGCGACTGCTCGCCGAAGGAGCCCGGGTCGTGTGCGTCGACTCGCTCGTGACCGGCAGCACAGCCAACATCGCCCACCTGCGCGAGACGGCCGGCTTCCGGTTCGTCGACGCCGACGTGACGGTCGGCATCCCGGTCGAGGGCCGGGTGGATGCCGTCTTCCACCTCGCCTCGCCGGCGTCCCCGGTGCACTACCAGCGGATGCCGCTGGAGACCCTGCGGGCCGGCTCGCACGGCACCGGCCACGCGCTCGACCTCGCCGCCCGCCACGGGGCCCGGTTCCTGCTCGCCTCGTCCTCGGAGGTGTACGGCGACCCGGAGGAGCACCCGCAGCGCGAGACCTACCGAGGTCGCGTCGACCCCACCGGCCCCCGCAGCATGTACGACGAGGCGAAGCGCTTCGCCGAGGCGCTCACCGTCGCGCACCACGTCGAGCACGGCACCCGCACGGCGATCGCCCGGATCTTCAACACCTACGGGCCGCGGATGGACCCCGAGGACGGCCGGCTCGTGCCGACGCTCATGGTGCAGGCGCTGACCGGGCAACCGCTGACCGTGGCCGGCGACGGCAACCAGACGCGCTCGCTGTGCTGGGTCGGCGACCTGGTCGACGGGCTGCTCCGCCTGGCCTGCTCCGACGAGCCCGGACCGGTGAACCTCGGCAGCGACGACGAGCGGTCGGTCAGCGAGGTCGCCGAGGTGATCCGTCAGGTGACCGGGTCGACGTCCCCGGTGCAGCACGTGCCCCGGGCACCGCAGGATCCCCTCGTGCGCAAGCCGGACCTGACCCGCGCCCGCACCCGGCTGGGCTGGTCGCCGACGACCCCGCTGCGGATGGGGCTGTCCCGGACCGCCGCCTGGTTCGCCGACCAGCTCGCCACCGACCCGCCGCACGCGTCGGTGAGCGCCTGA
- a CDS encoding DUF6328 family protein, whose translation MNTAPVGTQEGRRPPQQITRNLNELLQELRVMQTGVQILTGFLLTVPFTDRFGDLTENQQRLYLGILVTAVLTTLVIVAPVCYHRLLFRQGRRDWIVAAAQRCALAGLVGLAAVSAAVVLLVFDVVLGTRAALIAAAAVALAFTLMWAAVPWRGRTR comes from the coding sequence GTGAACACGGCGCCGGTCGGCACGCAGGAAGGGCGCCGGCCACCCCAGCAGATCACCCGGAACCTCAACGAGCTGCTCCAGGAGCTCCGGGTGATGCAGACCGGCGTGCAGATCCTCACCGGCTTCTTGCTCACCGTCCCGTTCACCGACCGGTTCGGGGACCTGACCGAGAACCAGCAGCGGCTCTACCTGGGCATCCTGGTCACCGCGGTGCTGACCACCCTCGTCATCGTCGCTCCGGTCTGCTACCACCGGCTGCTGTTCCGGCAGGGCCGCCGCGACTGGATCGTGGCCGCCGCGCAGCGCTGCGCCCTCGCCGGACTGGTCGGTCTCGCCGCGGTCTCCGCGGCGGTCGTGCTCCTCGTGTTCGACGTGGTGCTCGGGACCCGCGCCGCACTGATCGCCGCGGCGGCGGTCGCGCTCGCCTTCACCCTGATGTGGGCTGCGGTCCCCTGGCGGGGCCGCACGAGGTGA
- a CDS encoding DUF7218 family protein, which translates to MPGKKHGPGIKNPDAYEEIRKDGASKEKAARISNAMASEGASKVGRRGGKAGDYEDWTVDKLRKRARELDIDGRSSMNKGELIDALRHH; encoded by the coding sequence ATGCCCGGCAAGAAGCACGGACCCGGCATCAAGAACCCGGACGCCTACGAGGAGATCCGCAAGGACGGCGCCAGCAAGGAGAAGGCCGCCCGGATCTCCAACGCCATGGCCTCCGAGGGCGCCAGCAAGGTCGGCCGCCGGGGCGGCAAGGCCGGCGACTACGAGGACTGGACCGTCGACAAGCTGCGCAAGCGCGCCCGCGAGCTCGACATCGACGGCCGCTCCTCGATGAACAAGGGCGAGCTGATCGACGCCCTGCGGCACCACTGA
- a CDS encoding dolichyl-phosphate-mannose--protein mannosyltransferase produces MTVVGLSRTALGRRVPLAVERAVSPVRRLSARQRLVGWLGPIALTLLAFGMRLIGLGNPHRFAFDETYYAKDAWSLLNNGYIETYLTDVDGNTKTDINADILAGHTQHVWTGDPSLAVHPDVGKWLIALGEKAFGMDPFGWRIASAVAGALMVLVMCRLVRRMTGSTVLGCIAGTLLMLDGLHFVLSRLALLDIFLALFLLCAVSCLVADRDWHRARLAKRARRTEEGVGLTGWGPRILFRPWLLAAGVCFGLALGTKWTAAYPLAALGVLCWLWSAGARRSLGIRWALPKGAIADGIPAFLSLVVVALLVYVATWGGWLAHAKEYEEHLSSTQYRQYTGQGHCAKDTDSDDEHYVADNLDTSRKWPTATEKDASGVGEVWQSLRSLWYYHQDVYTFHTHFLNCSTHFYQSKPSSWLLINRPVGVAVTNDISPDAPGCDAPADSTCIKQVLLLPTPVLWWGGVLALMFAVVMWIGARDWRYGLAVVGALSTWLPWMMYDDRPIFLFYAIAILPFTIIAITLTIGTLIGPSRAPSPRRTAGVVVSGAFVVLTLVNFAWFWPIWTNQILTHSEWLDRIWFSRWV; encoded by the coding sequence GTGACCGTCGTCGGCCTCTCCCGCACCGCTCTCGGCCGCCGGGTGCCGCTGGCGGTCGAGCGCGCGGTGAGCCCCGTCCGTCGCCTGTCCGCGCGGCAGCGCCTGGTCGGGTGGCTCGGCCCGATCGCCCTGACCCTGCTGGCGTTCGGGATGCGCCTCATCGGCCTGGGCAACCCCCACCGGTTCGCCTTCGACGAGACCTACTACGCCAAGGACGCGTGGTCGCTGCTCAACAACGGCTACATCGAGACCTACCTGACCGACGTCGACGGCAACACCAAGACCGACATCAACGCCGACATCCTCGCCGGGCACACGCAGCACGTGTGGACCGGCGACCCGTCGCTCGCGGTGCACCCCGACGTCGGCAAGTGGCTGATCGCGCTGGGCGAGAAGGCCTTCGGGATGGACCCGTTCGGCTGGCGCATCGCGTCGGCCGTCGCGGGCGCGCTGATGGTGCTGGTCATGTGCCGTCTCGTGCGACGGATGACCGGCTCGACCGTGCTCGGTTGCATCGCCGGCACCCTGCTCATGCTCGACGGCCTGCACTTCGTGCTGTCCCGGCTGGCGCTGCTCGACATCTTCCTCGCGCTCTTCCTGCTGTGCGCGGTCTCGTGCCTCGTGGCCGACCGCGACTGGCACCGCGCGCGGCTGGCGAAGCGCGCGCGGCGTACGGAGGAGGGCGTGGGCCTGACGGGCTGGGGTCCGCGGATCCTGTTCCGACCGTGGCTGCTGGCGGCCGGCGTGTGCTTCGGTCTGGCGCTCGGCACCAAGTGGACGGCGGCGTACCCGCTGGCCGCGCTCGGCGTGCTGTGCTGGCTGTGGAGTGCCGGCGCCCGTCGCTCGCTCGGCATCCGCTGGGCCCTGCCCAAGGGGGCGATCGCCGACGGGATCCCCGCCTTCCTCTCCCTCGTCGTGGTGGCGCTGCTCGTCTACGTCGCCACCTGGGGCGGTTGGCTGGCCCACGCGAAGGAGTACGAGGAGCACCTCAGCTCCACGCAGTACCGGCAGTACACCGGCCAGGGTCACTGCGCGAAGGACACCGACTCCGACGACGAGCACTACGTCGCCGACAACCTCGACACGTCGAGGAAGTGGCCGACCGCGACCGAGAAGGACGCCTCCGGGGTGGGCGAGGTGTGGCAGTCGCTGCGCTCGCTGTGGTACTACCACCAGGACGTCTACACGTTCCACACGCACTTCCTGAACTGCTCGACGCACTTCTACCAGTCCAAGCCGTCGAGCTGGCTGCTGATCAACCGTCCGGTCGGCGTCGCGGTCACCAACGACATCTCCCCCGACGCGCCCGGCTGCGACGCGCCCGCGGACAGCACCTGCATCAAGCAGGTGCTCCTGCTGCCGACGCCGGTGCTGTGGTGGGGCGGCGTGCTCGCGCTGATGTTCGCCGTGGTGATGTGGATCGGCGCCCGGGACTGGCGCTACGGGCTGGCGGTCGTGGGGGCGTTGTCCACCTGGCTGCCCTGGATGATGTACGACGACCGGCCGATCTTCCTGTTCTACGCGATCGCCATCCTGCCGTTCACGATCATCGCGATCACGCTCACCATCGGGACCCTGATCGGGCCCTCGCGCGCCCCGTCCCCCCGTCGTACCGCCGGCGTCGTGGTGAGCGGGGCGTTCGTCGTGCTGACCCTGGTGAACTTCGCCTGGTTCTGGCCGATCTGGACCAACCAGATCCTGACGCACAGCGAGTGGCTGGACCGGATCTGGTTCTCGCGCTGGGTCTGA
- a CDS encoding iron-containing redox enzyme family protein, which produces MRLPKPCGPLSEGVVESLRARPHGPHAVPEPRAMGEVTYPLTDRDLQLALWILYELHYRGFDDVDDPRAEWDPLLMVSRAALERTFEHAVRELVNGTPQDAPALEDLGDSPAEQVTAALVRMTARSGPSDVAQFLHRRATREEFCSYLAERAVYHLRESDPQSFVLPRIGGAAKVALAELQYDEYGGGRPDRLHQALFARALDSLGMPTDLAPYVEEASGATLASVNLMSLFALNRRLRGAAMGHLAAFEATSSLPCGRILRGARRLHLPDAVADYYDEHVEADAVHEQLAIRGICAALVADEPDLAPDVVFGATACLAVDGLAGEVLLDRWRTGRDDRAAG; this is translated from the coding sequence ATGAGGCTGCCGAAGCCCTGTGGCCCCCTCAGCGAGGGTGTCGTCGAGTCCCTGCGAGCCCGGCCGCACGGCCCGCACGCCGTGCCCGAGCCCCGCGCGATGGGCGAGGTCACCTACCCGCTGACCGACCGGGACCTCCAGCTCGCGCTGTGGATCCTCTACGAGCTGCACTACCGGGGCTTCGACGACGTCGACGACCCGCGCGCCGAGTGGGACCCGCTGCTCATGGTGAGCCGGGCCGCGCTGGAGCGAACCTTCGAGCACGCCGTGCGGGAGCTGGTGAACGGCACGCCGCAGGACGCGCCCGCGCTCGAGGACCTGGGCGACAGCCCGGCCGAGCAGGTCACCGCCGCGCTGGTCCGGATGACCGCGCGCTCGGGCCCCTCGGACGTCGCCCAGTTCCTGCACCGCCGCGCGACCCGTGAGGAGTTCTGCTCCTACCTCGCCGAGCGCGCGGTCTACCACCTGCGCGAGTCCGACCCGCAGAGCTTCGTGCTGCCGCGGATCGGCGGTGCTGCGAAGGTGGCGCTGGCCGAGCTGCAGTACGACGAGTACGGCGGCGGCCGGCCCGACCGGCTGCACCAGGCGCTGTTCGCCCGCGCCCTGGACTCCTTGGGCATGCCGACCGACCTCGCGCCGTACGTCGAGGAGGCGAGCGGCGCGACGCTCGCCTCGGTCAACCTGATGTCGCTGTTCGCCCTCAACCGCCGCCTGCGCGGCGCCGCGATGGGTCACCTGGCCGCCTTCGAGGCGACCAGCTCGCTGCCGTGCGGGCGGATCCTGCGCGGAGCGCGGCGCCTGCACCTGCCCGACGCGGTGGCCGACTACTACGACGAGCACGTCGAGGCCGACGCCGTGCACGAGCAACTCGCGATCCGCGGGATCTGTGCTGCACTCGTCGCCGACGAGCCGGACCTGGCTCCCGACGTGGTCTTCGGCGCCACCGCGTGCCTGGCCGTCGACGGCCTGGCGGGCGAGGTGCTGCTCGACAGGTGGCGGACCGGTCGCGACGACCGGGCTGCGGGGTGA
- a CDS encoding divalent metal cation transporter, producing the protein MKRYFAVLLGILTAIGGFVDIGDLVTNAQVGARFGTSLVWIVVLGVVGICVFAEMSGRIAAVSHRATFDLVRERLGPRMGFLNLVGSMLVTLLTFIAEIGGVALALQLVSSLHHLLIVPFVAVAVWLVLWRAKFSSIENVLGLMGLALIAFAVALWQLGPDWGELTTQLSPAEKPGAESWATYAFFAVALFGAAMTPYEVFFFSSGGVEERWTVKDIGVMRANVFIGFPLGGLLSVAIAACAATVFLPAGVSVETLGQVGLPVAVGLGKIGLAVVVLGFFAATFGAACETGLSTGYSLAQYFGFQWGKFVRPKEAAGFHIILLLATVVAAGVLLTGVDPIMVTEISVVFSAVALPLTYFPILVVANDPDYLGEHVNGPVANALGVFYLVVITIAAFAAIPLMVVTSMGQG; encoded by the coding sequence GTGAAGCGCTACTTCGCCGTGCTGCTGGGCATCCTCACCGCGATCGGCGGCTTCGTCGACATCGGGGACCTGGTGACGAACGCCCAGGTGGGCGCCCGCTTCGGGACCTCGCTGGTGTGGATCGTCGTCCTCGGTGTCGTCGGCATCTGCGTGTTCGCCGAGATGTCGGGCCGGATCGCCGCGGTCAGCCACCGCGCCACCTTCGACCTCGTCCGCGAGCGGCTCGGCCCGCGGATGGGCTTCCTCAACCTGGTCGGCTCGATGCTCGTCACCCTGCTGACCTTCATCGCGGAGATCGGCGGTGTGGCCCTCGCGCTGCAGCTGGTCTCCTCGCTGCACCACCTGCTGATCGTCCCGTTCGTCGCGGTCGCGGTGTGGCTGGTCCTGTGGCGGGCCAAGTTCTCCTCGATCGAGAACGTGCTCGGCCTGATGGGCCTCGCGCTCATCGCCTTCGCGGTCGCGCTCTGGCAGCTCGGTCCCGACTGGGGCGAGCTCACCACCCAGCTCTCGCCGGCGGAGAAGCCGGGCGCCGAGAGCTGGGCGACGTACGCCTTCTTCGCGGTGGCGCTCTTCGGAGCCGCGATGACGCCGTACGAGGTGTTCTTCTTCTCCAGCGGAGGCGTCGAGGAGCGCTGGACCGTCAAGGACATCGGCGTGATGCGGGCCAACGTGTTCATCGGCTTCCCGCTCGGCGGCCTGCTGTCCGTCGCGATCGCCGCGTGCGCCGCGACCGTCTTCCTGCCCGCCGGCGTCTCGGTGGAGACGCTCGGCCAGGTCGGTCTGCCGGTCGCCGTCGGGCTCGGCAAGATCGGCCTCGCCGTCGTCGTGCTCGGCTTCTTCGCGGCGACCTTCGGCGCCGCGTGCGAGACCGGGCTGTCGACCGGCTACAGCCTGGCGCAGTACTTCGGCTTCCAGTGGGGCAAGTTCGTGCGCCCGAAGGAGGCGGCCGGCTTCCACATCATCCTGCTGCTCGCGACCGTGGTCGCCGCCGGCGTCCTGCTCACCGGGGTCGACCCGATCATGGTCACCGAGATCTCGGTGGTGTTCTCGGCGGTCGCGCTGCCGTTGACGTACTTCCCGATCCTCGTGGTCGCCAACGACCCCGACTACCTCGGTGAGCACGTCAACGGGCCGGTCGCCAACGCGCTCGGGGTGTTCTACCTCGTCGTCATCACGATCGCGGCGTTCGCCGCGATCCCGCTGATGGTCGTGACGTCGATGGGACAGGGCTGA